The DNA segment ATCATACATACATTTACAGGCGTTGTACCCCTCGGCTACCATATTCATTTCCAACTGGGTAGCCCTTACCGAATAGCCTTTCCCGATCATATTGCCAAAAGTGCGGTTACGGCTATAGAGGGAATAACAGGTCACCAGCAGATCGCCCAGGTACACCGAAGCCGAATAATTAGCCGCCTTACGGTGCGTAACAGGGTCTTCTTCATGAATACCTACTTCAATGTGCCGGATACCTACCTTTTTAAGAAAACCAGCCATCTCATCGGCACAATTGGCAATGAGTACACTGAGAAAATTATCGCCATATTCCAGTCCGTGGGCAATACCCGAACCCAGCGCATAAATATTCTTCAGGATAGCGGCATATTGTACCCCATACACATCATTATTTACGATCGTATTGATATACTCTGTTGTAAAATAAGTCGCTATTTCTTCTGTTATTGTTACATCCACCCCCGAAAAAGTCAGGTAAGACAACTTCTCTGCCGCCACTTCTTCCGCATGACAGGGGCCCATGACGGTAAAATAATCCGCCTGGGGCACATCATACTCATTGGCCAGGTAATCATTCAGCAACAGGTTATGCTGTGGTATAATGCCTTTTACAGCAGAAATGATCTTTTTGCCTTTGAAGGCGGCCTTATCCAAGGGCTGTAATGTATCCAGGATATAAGCAGAGGGTACTGCTATCAGGATACAATCACTGGCGGCTACTACGGCTGCCACATCTGTGCTGAGGGTTAATAAAGAAGTATCGAAATAAACAGAATGCAGGTAATGGGGATTGTGATGGCGCTGTTGCAGGTGCTTAATAATTGCCTCCTTACGTATATACCAATGAATGGGCTTCTTATTGTCGGTAAGGATCTTTGCCAATGCTGTTGCCCAGCTTCCGCTGCCGATAACACCAACTCTCATGAATCATTATTTGGCTCAAAAGTAAGAAAACGGGCGAAACGCACAAGGCTCAGACGAAAACGCCTGAGCCTTGGGTATCCTTTAGGTTAAAGGTGGGCCGCCCTGCAGTACGGCACTTTGCAGCGCGGCAGGGCGACTCACCTTAACCGCTATAGTTATTTCTTCTCTTCAAACAACTTATCAGCCGGCACCACCTTCACCTTCATCCCGTCTTTAAGGGTTTTGCTGATCACATTATAAGGAGCCGTCACGATCTCATCACCCTCTTTCAATCCGCCCAGCACTTCAATATAACCAATATCCTGTATACCGGTCCTTACCTTCACCCTCTTTACGGTGCCATTGGCCTGCAGCACAAACACCACTTCATCAAGATCACTTGACAAACCGGCTTTTGCCTGTTCCTGCATGCCTTCCTCTGGTTCTTTTTTATCCTTCTGGCTATTGGCTACCTTATCGGTCCCTTTTTCACGCGTAGTCACGGCATTCATAGCAGCCGCTATTACATTCGGCCGGGTGGTGGTTTGAATATCTGCGCTGGCATTCATACCGGGCCTGAAGATGAACTTCCTGGGTTTGGAAGGATCTATCAGGTCTTTATACGATTCCGGTAAAATGCGGATGTGCACCTTATAATTCGTCACATCATTTGAACTAGAAGTAGCCGCCGCACTGCCGGCTGTGGTATTGCTGGCGGCAATCTTGGTAACCAGCCCTTTGAATTTCCGGTTATTATAAGCATCAATTTCAATCAGCGCCGAATCGCCAAGGCTCACCTTCGGAATATCATTTTCGCCCACATCTACCTGAACTTCCATCACACTCATATCGGCAATGCGCATCATTTCGGTACCCGCCATCATAGAGTTACCTACTACGCGCTCGCCTTTCTTTACATTCATCAGCGATACCACGCCATCCATAGTAGCCACTACAGCCGTACGGCCAAGGTCTTTATCGGCTCTTTCCAGGCTGGCCTGGGCGCTGGCAATGGA comes from the Paraflavitalea devenefica genome and includes:
- a CDS encoding NAD(P)H-dependent glycerol-3-phosphate dehydrogenase encodes the protein MRVGVIGSGSWATALAKILTDNKKPIHWYIRKEAIIKHLQQRHHNPHYLHSVYFDTSLLTLSTDVAAVVAASDCILIAVPSAYILDTLQPLDKAAFKGKKIISAVKGIIPQHNLLLNDYLANEYDVPQADYFTVMGPCHAEEVAAEKLSYLTFSGVDVTITEEIATYFTTEYINTIVNNDVYGVQYAAILKNIYALGSGIAHGLEYGDNFLSVLIANCADEMAGFLKKVGIRHIEVGIHEEDPVTHRKAANYSASVYLGDLLVTCYSLYSRNRTFGNMIGKGYSVRATQLEMNMVAEGYNACKCMYDINQTVQAEMPIAAAVYRILWENVKPGDGFKQIEQVLV
- a CDS encoding efflux RND transporter periplasmic adaptor subunit; its protein translation is MKKRKIWWLILGLVVVVILLVALKSKGVIGKEEGLKVSTEKVTKRTIIETVNASGKVYPEIEVKISPDISGEIVELKYDEGDSVKKGAVLARIYADIYSTQRNQAAAVVDQQQATVENSKAQLESLLSAQELAQRTYDRQKQLLAEKVISDAEFEQAQNNLRTAKANYNAALQNIRSGQASIASAQASLERADKDLGRTAVVATMDGVVSLMNVKKGERVVGNSMMAGTEMMRIADMSVMEVQVDVGENDIPKVSLGDSALIEIDAYNNRKFKGLVTKIAASNTTAGSAAATSSSNDVTNYKVHIRILPESYKDLIDPSKPRKFIFRPGMNASADIQTTTRPNVIAAAMNAVTTREKGTDKVANSQKDKKEPEEGMQEQAKAGLSSDLDEVVFVLQANGTVKRVKVRTGIQDIGYIEVLGGLKEGDEIVTAPYNVISKTLKDGMKVKVVPADKLFEEKK